The proteins below come from a single Metarhizium brunneum chromosome 1, complete sequence genomic window:
- the PARP2 gene encoding Poly [ADP-ribose] polymerase 2, translating into MPATRGRRTAAAAAVPANPLQAHRLAFSGKFPGFSHKDLNTLFTSLGASVTPSVNGRNTHLVCDEKDFLRKAPKVRDAEAAGVSLVKPEWVAEVAKLRTDVDPSNYLWPEEQHDQGDHETPDDCSADGSGKKRPIAVANSNGSDLDAGADDGHVAKKPRGKAAQVKDEAEEEREEVVDQGNSVKEETIETKLKELSKGQFLKKKDIVIPVDERCPLQTYAVYIEPRSGMIYDASLNQSSTSNNHNKFYRLQILFQGLTYKTWTRWGRVGEMGQNAILGDGSLDDAKKHFEKKFKDKSGLAWKDRTKDPKPNKYAFVERSYDEESEDGEQGTAPDAKKENEQDYKPPECTLPAQVREVMELIFNQNYFDATMSSLNYDANKLPLGKLSKATILRGFQQLKDLASLMDDPALATSQWDMTVAAATEHLSNTYYSLIPHAFGRNRPPIINNEALLKKEIELLESLSDMKDASNIMKIDRSKARTVHPMDSHFQGLGMREMTPLDHSSSEFDYLQRYLNGSKGSTHGINYKVRNIFRIRRAGEYERFNDSVFTKIPSDRRLLWHGSRCTNFGGILSQGLRIAPPEAPVSGYMFGKGIYLADMSTKSANYCCSYISNSHALLLLCEAELGDPLQKLTDASYSAGEDAQKGGMYSTWGMGSTGPSSWVDAGAVHHSLEGIKMPDTKVAPGPTNVDGAYLAYNEYICYDVAQVKLRYLFHVEM; encoded by the exons ATGCCTGCAACGCGAGGTCGCCGGACAgctgcagccgcagccgtACCAGCAAATCCCCTCCAGGCCCATCGCCTCGCTTTCTCTGGCAAGTTTCCTGGATTCTCCCACAAGGACCTCAACACCCTATTCACTTCTCTTGGCGCATCTGTGACTCCCTCAGTGAACGGACGCAACACCCATCTCGTCTGTGACGAAAAGGACTTCCTCAGGAAGGCCCCTAAAGTCAGAGATGCCGAAGCCGCTGGCGTTTCGTTGGTCAAGCCCGAGTGGGTGGCTGAAGTGGCCAAGCTGAGGACAGACGTGGACCCAAGCAACTACCTCTGGCCAGAAGAGCAACACGATCAGGGCGATCATGAAACTCCAGATGATTGCAGTGCAGATGGAAGTGGAAAGAAGCGCCCTatcgccgtggccaactCCAATGGCAGTGACCTAGATGCGGGAGCAGACGATGGGCACGTCGCCAAAAAGCCTCGAGGCAAGGCTGCTCAAGTAAAGgatgaagcagaagaagaaagagaagaagtaGTAGACCAAGGAAATTCAGTCAAGGAGGAAACCATTGAGACGAAACTCAAGGAGCTATCCAAAGGTCAatttttgaagaagaaggacattgTTATTCCGGTTGATGAGCGTTGTCCCCTTCAGACCTATGCCGTATATATTGAGCCGCGGAGCGGCATGATCTACGACGCCTCTCTAAACCAATCCAGCACTTCAAATAATCACAACAAGTTTTATCGCTTGCAG ATCTTGTTTCAAGGCTTGACCTACAAAACTTGGACGAGATGGGGCCGCGTTGGCGAGATGGGACAGAATGCCATTCTCGGGGACGGCTCCCTCGATGATGCCAAGAAGCACTTTGAGAAGAAGTTTAAAGATAAGTCTGGTCTTGCCTGGAAGGACCGCACCAAGGACCCCAAACCCAACAAGTACGCCTTTGTGGAGAGAAGCTACGACGAGGAGTCTGAAGACGGCGAGCAGGGCACAGCTCCCGACGCCAAGAAGGAAAATGAACAAGATTACAAACCTCCCGAATGCACACTTCCCGCACAAGTCCGCGAGGTCATGGAGCTTATCTTCAACCAAAACTACTTCGACGCAACTATGTCCTCTCTTAACTATGACGCCAACAAGCTGCCTCTCGGGAAGCTCAGCAAAGCTACCATATTGAGAGGCTTCCAACAACTCAAGGACCTTGCTTCTCTGATGGACGATCCTGCCCTGGCCACCTCACAGTGGGACATGACTGtcgcagcagcaacagaaCACCTCTCTAATACATACTACTCTCTCATCCCGCACGCCTTTGGTCGTAATCGCccgcccatcatcaacaatgAAGCTCTCCTTAAGAAGGAAATTGAGCTCCTCGAAAGTCTGTCCGACATGAAGGACGCGTCCAACATCATGAAGATTGATCGCTCAAAGGCTCGTACAGTCCATCCTATGGACAGCCACTTTCAAGGGCTGGGCATGCGTGAAATGACACCCTTGGACCACTCATCGTCCGAGTTCGACTACCTCCAAAGATACCTCAACGGATCCAAGGGCTCAACCCATGGAATCAACTACAAGGTCCGCAACATTTTCCGTATCCGGCGTGCTGGCGAGTACGAACGCTTCAACGACTCGGTCTTCACCAAAATTCCTTCCGACAGGCGCCTTCTCTGGCACGGTTCACGATGCACCAATTTCGGCGGTATTCTGAGCCAGGGACTCCGAATCGCACCTCCGGAGGCTCCTGTATCGGGATACATGTTTGGAAAGGGTATTTACCTAGCAGACATGTccaccaagtctgccaaCTACTGCTGCTCCTATATTTCCAATAGCCACGCACTTTTGCTCCTCTGCGAGGCTGAACTAGGCGACCCGCTTCAGAAACTCACTGATGCATCGTacagcgccggcgaggatgcCCAGAAGGGTGGCATGTACAGTACTTGGGGAATGGGCAGTACCGGTCCCAGTAGTTGGGTGGACGCGGGAGCGGTCCACCATTCCCTGGAGGGTATTAAAatg CCCGACACAAAAGTAGCCCCCGGCCCAACCAACGTCGATGGCGCATATCTCGCCTACAATGAATATATCTGCTACGACGTGGCGCAAGTCAAGCTCCGCTACTTGTTCCACGTGGAGATGTGA
- the DCW1_1 gene encoding Mannan endo-1,6-alpha-mannosidase DCW1 encodes MKKPVTSLLFALLCAETTSLSITPGDDASVKSAASTIAYGLMKYYTGNNTGDTPGNLPSPYYWWEAGAMFGTMIDYWYMTGDASYNAATSQAMIHQASPTRDFMPINQTRTEGNDDQGFWAMASMSAAENKYPDPPPDKPGWLELTQAVFNHYVSRWDEDNCGGGLRWQVFTFNAGYNYKNSISNGCFFNIAARLARYTGNSTYADWATAIFEWEQKAGLITKEFAVLDGIHVDHGGGGTCVNRTDTQWSYNAGIFLHGAAVMYNLTGGEVWKARTDGLVRHSLGEFARDGVIFEPACEPVRGCDYNGLSFKGYYIRWLAATIKMAPHTYEAVYPVMRKTAEAAARACSGSDASFRGVPGTACGFAWTDGGKFDGLVGVGQQMCALDAVMYTLVDGVGAAVTHDTGGTSRGNPAAGGESDDSHLPLPKAITAGDRAGAAIITIILVGIGIGGSAFMLWDEDL; translated from the exons ATGAAAAAACCAGTGACAAGTCTGCTTTTTGCTCTGCTGTGCGCCGAAACCACAAGTCTTTCCATAACACCAGGCGACGATG CATCGGTCAAATCGGCCGCGAGCACAATCGCCTACGGCCTGATGAAGTACTACACCGGAAACAACACGGGAGATACACCCGGGAACCTCCCCTCCCCCTACTACT GGTGGGAGGCGGGAGCCATGTTCGGAACCATGATCGACTACTGGTACATGACGGGCGACGCATCCTACAACGCGGCGACGAGCCAGGCCATGATCCACCAGGCCAGCCCAACGCGCGACTTCATGCCCATCAACCAAACGCGGACCGAGGGCAACGACGACCAGGGCTtctgggccatggcgtcCATGAGCGCCGCCGAGAACAAGTATCCCGACCCGCCGCCCGACAAGCCCGGCTGGCTCGAGCTGACGCAAGCCGTCTTCAACCACTACGTCTCGCGCTGGGACGAGGATaactgcggcggcggcctgcgCTGGCAGGTATTCACCTTCAACGCGGGGTACAATTACAAAAACTCCATTTCAAACGGGTGCTTCTTCAACATTGCCGCCCGGCTGGCGCGGTACACGGGGAACAGCACCTACGCCGACTGGGCGACGGCCATATTCGAGTGGGAGCAAAAGGCGGGCCTCATCACGAAGGAATTCGCCGTGCTGGACGGCATACACGTcgaccacggcggcggcgggacgTGCGTCAACCGCACCGACACGCAGTGGTCGTACAATGCGGGCATCTTCCTgcacggcgccgccgtcatgtACAACTTGACGGGGGGCGAGGTGTGGAAAGCCCGGACCGACGGGCTTGTCAGGCACTCGCTGGGGGAATTTGCCAGGGACGGCGTCATCTTCGAGCCGGCGTGTGAGCCGGTCAGGGGGTGCGACTATAATGGTCTCTCGTTCAAGGGGTACTATATACGCtggctggcggcgacgatCAAGATGGCCCCTCATACGTATGAGGCTGTATACCCCGTTATGAGGAAGACTGCGGaagcggcggcgcgggcgtgCTCTGGGTCGGATGCGTCGTTTAGGGGCGTTCCGGGGACGGCGTGCGGGTTCGCGTGGACGGATGGAGGCAAGTTTGACGGACTGGTTGGTGTTGGGCAGCAGATGTGCGCGCTGGATGCCGTCATGTATACTCTTGTCGATGGGGTGGGTGCTGCGGTGACGCATGATACCGGCGGCACGTCGAGGGGGAATCCGGCTGCTGGGGGGGAATCGGATGATAGCCATTTACCGCTTCCCAAGGCAATCACTGCGGGTGACAGGGCTGGTGCTGCgattattactattattttggtgggcattggcattggggGGTCTGCGTTTATGCTGTGGGATGAAGATCTCTGA
- the hxnT gene encoding Flavin oxidoreductase hxnT — MGELVNPHWDSKLFKPLKIANGKIELKHRVVHAPLTRNRGTPLSDSTPEKPNRVWVPNEHVVDYYSQRATAGGLIISEGLPPSLEGNAMPGVPGLFRQEQAAGWKKVVDAVHAKGGYIYAQLWHSGRANIPQLTGTPIVAPSSVPWDDPDEYFPYPPPHTTAPVKLADHPPIALTHEHITRTIGDFCDAARTAMEVGFDGVELHGGNGYLPEQFLSSNANQRTDEYGGTPEKRCKFVIDLMDGLARTVGEDNLAIRLTPFGLFNQARGEQRVETWAHLCRELKRRLPRLSYVSFVEPRYEQIFSGAEKQAFLDSWGLSRVDLSVFRGIWGDTPFFSAGGFDGGNSWGLLEAGRYDGLLYGRYFISNPDLVARLREGLPLAPYDRSTFYGPFADPVVGYTDYPAYRDGAT, encoded by the exons ATGGGCGAACTCGTCAACCCTCACTGGGATTCAAAGCTGTTCAAGCCTTTAAagattgccaatggcaagattgaGCTAAAGCACCGGGTTGTCCACGCACCCCTCACCCGCAACCGCGGAACGCCCCTTTCCGACTCGACACCCGAGAAACCAAATCGTGTCTGGGTCCCCAACGAGCACGTAGTCGACTACTATTCCCAGCGAGCCACCGCCGGCGGGTTGATCATCTCGGAAGGCCTCCCGCCCTCGCTCGAG GGAAATGCCATGCCCGGTGTCCCCGGGCTGTTTCGCCAAGAGCAAGCCGCAGGGTGGAAGAAGGTAGTTGACGCCGTCCACGCCAAAGGCGGCTACATCTACGCGCAACTATGGCACTCGGGCCGCGCCAACATCCCCCAACTCACCGGCACACCCATCGTCGCGCCGTCGAGCGTGCCGTGGGACGACCCGGACGAGTACTTCCCCTACCCGCCGCCTCACACCACCGCCCCGGTCAAACTCGCCGACCACCCGCCGATCGCGCTCACCCACGAGCACATCACGAGAACCATTGGCGACTTTTGCGACGCGGCCAGAACGGCCATGGAAGTCGGCTTCGACGGCGTAGAGCTccacggcggcaacggctaCCTGCCCGAGCAGTTCCTCAGCTCCAACGCTAATCAGCGAACGGACGAGTACGGCGGGACCCCGGAGAAGCGGTGCAAGTTTGTCATTGACCTGATGGACGGGCTGGCGAGGACCGTCGGCGAGGACAACCTGGCCATTCGCCTGACGCCCTTTGGCCTGTTCAACCAGGCGCGCGGCGAGCAGAGGGTCGAGACGTGGGCTCACCTCTGTAGAGAGCTCAAGCGGCGCCTCCCGCGCCTCTCGTACGTCAGCTTCGTCGAGCCGCGGTACGAGCAGATCTTTTCCGGGGCGGAGAAGCAGGCGTTTCTCGATTCCTGGGGCTTGTCGCGGGTGGACTTGTCTGTGTTTAGGGGCATTTGGGGCGACACGCCGTTCTTCTCGGCTGGTGGGTTTGACGGCGGGAACTCGTGGGGGCTGCTGGAGGCGGGACGGTACGATGGGCTGCTGTACGGGCGGTACTTTATAAGTAATCCTGATCTTGTGGCTAGACTGCGCGAGGGGCTGCCGCTGGCGCCGTATGATCGATCTACGTTTTATGGGCCGTTTGCTGATCCTGTGGTGGGATATACGGATTATCCGGCGTATCGGGATGGCGCGACGTAG